A segment of the Aridibaculum aurantiacum genome:
AACAACCAGGGGGTACTTGCAAATCATTTTCAAAACCATTTTTTCCGCCATCCGTGGCAAGTAAAGAATAGCCGCCAAAACTGTTCAACAGGTTTAGGGCAACCTTTTATTATATTTTTTCGTCAATTTCTATTGACTGCTAGCTTCTTAGGTAGACGAAGAGGAAAATGATAAAAGAAGAGAAGCATTTTTCAATATTCTTATGTGTTTTTGGAAGGAGAAATTAGGTGAGGCTTGTATCTTACTAAACTAAAACTGGCGTGAAAAACTTAAGGAAATTTTTACTGCGTAACAGGATCGCTCCAAAATGGCTGATTTTCCTGCTTGATCTTTCCATCTGTTGCGTTGCTGTTATTTACGCTAATTATCTCCGTCTTAATTTTGATTTTTCACTCATTCACTTCAAGGATATTGTTGACGACCTGGCTGCAACCATCGTTATTAACTCTGTTCTTTTCTACATTTTTAGAACCTACCACGGTATCATCCGGCTTTCCGATTTCCAGGAAGCGTCCCGGAGTATTTCAGCAGTTTTCTATTCTTTCTTCATCATGCTGGTTATAAATGTTGGTCTTGGAATGTTCCAGATGCCACCTTTTATACCAACTTCTGTTCTTTTCATCTACTTCTTCATTTCTTCTTTTTCTGTTTTTGGCTATAGGCTACTGGTAAAGCACCTGTACAGGTTAAGTGTAAACCAGGACGATCATATTCATGTTGTGATTTATGGTGCAGAACTTAATGGTTCGGTGCTTAAGAAGACAATAGAGCAAACTTCCAACAACAGGTTCAAGATTGTCGCTTTTATAGATGATGATGAGAACCTGATGGGCAAAACCATAGATAATGTAAAGATCTATTCGCTCAACCAGGTTAAGAACGTTATAAAGCCATGGCAGATAAAGATGCTATTCTTTGCTCGCCAGGACTTTGAATTGAGCAAAAAGAATGCGATCGTTGATTATTGCCTGGAGCATAATATAAAGGTGATGAACATTCCGCCCATGCGCGAATGGATACAAGGTCACCTGAACATTAGCCAGCTACGTGAAGTACGTATTGAAGAATTATTGGGTCGTCCACAGATCAACCTGAACAACGATCATGTGTTGGATATGCTGCGCAGTAAGAATGTACTTATTACCGGCGCTGCTGGTTCTATTGGTAGCGAACTGGCTCGCCAGGTTGCTTCCATACATCCTCATTCACTTATCATCTGCGATCAAACTGAAACAGGGTTATACGAACTGGAGTACGAGCTGCAGAAAAAATATAATCTCGGCAGCACGCTCAAGGTTTTCCTCGGCGATGTGAAAGACGAGAACTCCATGAACAACATGTTTGGCATGTACATGCCACAAGTTGTATTTCATGCGGCAGCTTACAAGCACGTACCAATGATGGAGAACCATCCATCTGAAGCAATAAGGAACAACGTTCTTGGAACTAAGGTGTTGGCTGATCTTTCGGAAGCCTATGGTGTAGAAAGATTTTTACTGGTATCGACAGATAAGGCTATCAATCCAACAAATGTGATGGGTGCATCTAAGCGTATAGCTGAAATCTATTGCCAGTCGCTGCAAAACAAGGAAACGCCGCCTGTTGTTGATACAGGAATTATTCACCTGAACCGTCGTAATTCAAAAACCAAATTCATTACAACCAGGTTTGGCAATGTTTTGGGTTCTAACGGTTCTGTTATCCCGCGTTTCCAGGAACAAATAGCCATGGGGGGACCTGTTACGGTTACACATCCTGAGATCATCCGCTTCTTTATGACCATTCCAGAGGCGTGTTCACTGGTGTTGGATGCGGTGATAATGGGTAATGGAGGCGAAGTATTCTTGTTTGATATGGGTGAGCCAGTTAAGATAATTGACCTTGCCCGCAAGATGATAAAGCTGGCTGGTTTAACCCCCGGCAAGGATATTGAAGTAAAGTATACAGGTCTTCGCCCGGGAGAAAAACTGTACGAAGAACTATTGAACGATGAGGAACAGGTTATTCCAACTCATAATAAAAAGATACTGGTGGCTAAAGTAGTAGAATATGATTATGAGACGGTATCGGAAAGCATAGATAAACTGATTGATATAGCTTCGGAAAATAAGGACATGGATGTAGTGCGGCAGATGAAGAGAATAGTTCCTGAATTTGTGAGCACAAACCCAGTATACGAAGCGCTTGACGAAGAGATATTAACCCCCTCGTTCTCTTCACATGGATAATGTAGTGTAACTTGCAACGCTGAAAAAAAGGGGTCCAGAAATGTTTAATTTCTTTTTTAAATCGGGTAAAATTGAGCCCGATTTGTCATTTATACAGGTTGATATGCATTCCCACCTCTTGCCGGGATTGGATGATGGTGTGAAAGAGATGGAAACAAGCATAGCTTACATCCGCCAACTGCACGAATTGGGGTATAGCAAGCTGATCTGCACGCCACATATACTTTCAGATATTTACCCAAACTCTCGCCAGACAATTCTGCCTAAGTTATATGCACTGCGTGAAGAGTTGGCCAAAGCCAATATTCCTGTGAAGGTAGAAGCAGCTGCGGAATACATGATGGATCATGAATTTGCTGAGCTGGTAGAAAGATCTAAAAAGGAAGACCTGCTAACCATAAGCAACCAATACATTCTGGTTGAAATGAGTTACCTGGCGGCTTCGCCACATGTAGAGCAGATCATTTTCAACCTTAGAATGTTGGGGCTGCAGCCTATCCTTGCTCATCCCGAAAGATATAACTACTACCACCACAATTTTGAGCAGTACGAACGGTTTAAGGAACTAGGGTGTAAGCTGCAGTTGAACCTATTGTCTCTTTCCGGCGGCTACGGCCCTCATGTAAAGAAAACAGGTGAAAAGCTGCTGAAGAACGGCCTTATAGATTTTGTAGGAACGGATATGCACCACGAAATGCATATGAAAATGCTGCAGAAATTAGCTTCAACAAAAGACTTTTATGAGCTGATGGAAGGACATGAAATGTTGAATAAGCGGTTGATGTGATCACTGATTCTGAAGCTTTGTTAGAAGCTCAAAATATTTTGGAATATGCTTTCTAAAACAAAACCCTGCACGTCGCAGGGTTTTGTTTTTTTATGCTTCTAGGCATTCTCTAGTTTAGAATAGCTACGTTTTTTACTTGCCAGGTATTTCTCGTGAATGATAGTACTCATAGGCTTTCTATACACTTTACTCTCCACCCACGAAATCACATCCAAATAAGCAAATGCCCTGGTTTCATGCCGGCTCTTTTCAAACTGTTTGATCACTCCAAGGAATTTTTCAAACTCTGGTTGCAGTTTATGTCGTGGTACATGAAATGACTTACGCAGGAACCTGAACATTTCCTCTTCAACCACTGTAAGGTTTTCCATTTTTGCCATAAACCGGTACACCGACTTGATCAGGTATTCAATAATGTCGAAGTTGCCCAACTCATAATGTGCAATGAGGTGTAATAGCCGTGCATAACATTGCAGGTCCGTACGTAGGTCTACATGATCATGGATGATCTTCTGTAGGTAATCAATACACCTGTCGTAGTCGCCATTTCCAAAGTGAAGGGTGGCAAATTTATAATTGAGTACAAGGATGCGATGCCTGTCCAGGTATAAGATATATTCTTCCAGCTTTTCTTCTATCTGCGGTATCAGCTTTACACCTTCGGCAAAAGTGCCAAGCATGAAATGCTGATTGATCCGTGCACTGTTGATGTACACAAAGGTTTGTATCCGGGCATTGTCATGTTCGGTGGCCACTTTTGTTTCAGAAAATGCTTCAAACTGGCGCAGGGTGATCTGGAAGAGCTGGTAGTTGCGCAGGTCGAAGTGGGCATTTAATAGATTGTGCATGCCCTTGATATAATGCCCCGGCTCCATCTCTATCATATGCGGCTCTTCTTCAAACAGGTTCACCCACTTTTGTGTGTAACGATAATACATCAAGAAGTCTTGCCTGATGAATGCATACCAGCAGTAACATTGACATAGATATAACCTTTCATAGAAGCCGGTTTGCTCCCTTGCTTTTTCAGGCAGTTTGTCAATGAAAAATTCCTTTACACCTGCTTCATCTTTTTCATTACGGGCATGTCCATTTTTAATATACCAGCTATACAACTGCAACGCCAGGTTGCTTAGTTGCGCTATCATTACACGCCTTTCGTGCACCTCGTTTGCTTGCGATGTAAGCTTTTCGGCTCGGCCTTGCATACTGCGTGTTATATGCAGCGTTTCTATTTTTTTCTCCAGAGAAATGGCTTGGATAAGGAAGCTGTCCTGGTGATAATAGAAAGCCATTTCCTTGGTCTTATCCAATATCTTCAGGCTTTGCAGGTAAAGGCCTTTATTGTACAAAATCCTCGCATGATCCAGTTGTTCATTCAGCTGCAGTTCTACATTCTCGCTGCTTTTAAGCAGTCGTAAGCTTGCAAGAACCTGTTTGTATAAGTGTGCTTTTATATTAGATAGCTGTTGTTTTTTTATTGCCGGAACTTTTTTTAGTAAGGCTACTTCATCATATTCCTGCATTTTGTCCAATGCATCAAACAGCTGTATGATCTTAAGGTCTTCGTTTCCTGAACTCCGTTTTATGTATAGCTTGAAATGTCTTTTCTCTGACTTCTCAAGTGATTTTATAAGTTGGTATAATGTATCAGTAGACCGGTTAGGCATCGTAAGTATGTTGTGCTGAAAGCCACTAGTGGCCTACGTTTCAGCAGGTTTTTATAGGTTTCCAAATGACAGAACAAAGCCAA
Coding sequences within it:
- a CDS encoding polysaccharide biosynthesis protein, with the protein product MKNLRKFLLRNRIAPKWLIFLLDLSICCVAVIYANYLRLNFDFSLIHFKDIVDDLAATIVINSVLFYIFRTYHGIIRLSDFQEASRSISAVFYSFFIMLVINVGLGMFQMPPFIPTSVLFIYFFISSFSVFGYRLLVKHLYRLSVNQDDHIHVVIYGAELNGSVLKKTIEQTSNNRFKIVAFIDDDENLMGKTIDNVKIYSLNQVKNVIKPWQIKMLFFARQDFELSKKNAIVDYCLEHNIKVMNIPPMREWIQGHLNISQLREVRIEELLGRPQINLNNDHVLDMLRSKNVLITGAAGSIGSELARQVASIHPHSLIICDQTETGLYELEYELQKKYNLGSTLKVFLGDVKDENSMNNMFGMYMPQVVFHAAAYKHVPMMENHPSEAIRNNVLGTKVLADLSEAYGVERFLLVSTDKAINPTNVMGASKRIAEIYCQSLQNKETPPVVDTGIIHLNRRNSKTKFITTRFGNVLGSNGSVIPRFQEQIAMGGPVTVTHPEIIRFFMTIPEACSLVLDAVIMGNGGEVFLFDMGEPVKIIDLARKMIKLAGLTPGKDIEVKYTGLRPGEKLYEELLNDEEQVIPTHNKKILVAKVVEYDYETVSESIDKLIDIASENKDMDVVRQMKRIVPEFVSTNPVYEALDEEILTPSFSSHG
- a CDS encoding tyrosine-protein phosphatase, which codes for MHSHLLPGLDDGVKEMETSIAYIRQLHELGYSKLICTPHILSDIYPNSRQTILPKLYALREELAKANIPVKVEAAAEYMMDHEFAELVERSKKEDLLTISNQYILVEMSYLAASPHVEQIIFNLRMLGLQPILAHPERYNYYHHNFEQYERFKELGCKLQLNLLSLSGGYGPHVKKTGEKLLKNGLIDFVGTDMHHEMHMKMLQKLASTKDFYELMEGHEMLNKRLM